A portion of the Helicobacter jaachi genome contains these proteins:
- a CDS encoding flagellin B has translation MSFRINTNISALTAHTIGVQNNRSLHSSLEKLSSGLRLNKAADDASGMAIADSLRSQSESLGQAVRNANDAIGMIQVADKAMDEQLKILDTIKTKAIQAAQDGQSTETRKALQSDIIRLLEELDNIANTTSYNGQQMLSGAFSNKEFQIGAYSNTTIKASIGPTSSDKIGHVRMESGSFAGVGMLASGAASNLSEVMLKFRQVDGKHDFEIETVKISTSAGTGIGVLTEVINKHADTLGVRAAWSVMATGDVPVLSGTVRGLVINGVTIGNVNDVRKNDSDGRLLNAINSIKERTGCEAYTDITGRINVRSLDGRAISIQTEDDSGKVFGGGNFAGISGTDHAIVGRLTLIRTDARDIIVSGINFSHIGFHSAQGISEYTANLRSVRGEMDSNIASACGANANVAQANLHFDGIGAGVTSLKGAMVVMDMAESARMQLDKLRADIGSAQIQLVSTINNVSVTQVNVKAAESQIRDVDFASESATFSKHNVLAQSGSFAMAQANAVQQNVLRLLQ, from the coding sequence ATGAGTTTTAGGATAAACACAAACATCTCCGCCCTTACTGCCCACACCATTGGTGTGCAAAATAATAGAAGCTTGCACAGCTCACTTGAGAAGTTAAGCTCTGGTTTGCGCTTGAATAAAGCTGCTGATGACGCCTCTGGTATGGCTATTGCCGATAGTTTGCGAAGTCAAAGCGAAAGCTTAGGGCAAGCTGTAAGAAACGCCAATGACGCCATTGGTATGATACAAGTTGCCGATAAAGCAATGGACGAGCAGCTCAAAATTTTGGATACCATTAAGACTAAAGCCATTCAAGCCGCTCAAGATGGACAAAGCACAGAGACTAGAAAGGCTCTGCAAAGCGATATTATTCGCCTTTTAGAGGAGCTAGATAATATCGCTAATACCACTAGCTATAATGGTCAGCAAATGCTATCTGGCGCGTTTTCTAATAAAGAATTTCAAATTGGAGCATATTCTAACACTACCATTAAAGCTTCCATTGGTCCTACAAGTAGCGATAAAATAGGGCATGTGAGAATGGAGAGCGGCTCATTTGCGGGTGTAGGTATGCTAGCTTCTGGTGCGGCGTCAAATTTGAGCGAAGTTATGCTTAAATTCCGCCAAGTTGATGGAAAGCATGATTTTGAAATAGAAACGGTGAAAATTTCAACTTCTGCAGGAACTGGTATAGGCGTGCTTACAGAAGTGATTAATAAACACGCCGATACGCTAGGCGTGCGCGCGGCGTGGAGCGTTATGGCAACAGGCGATGTGCCAGTGCTATCAGGCACGGTGCGTGGGCTTGTGATTAATGGCGTAACTATTGGAAATGTCAATGATGTGCGCAAAAACGACTCCGATGGGCGATTGCTTAATGCGATTAACTCTATTAAAGAGCGCACGGGCTGCGAGGCTTACACAGATATTACAGGGCGTATTAATGTGCGAAGTCTTGATGGGCGGGCTATATCTATCCAAACAGAGGACGATAGCGGAAAAGTCTTTGGTGGTGGGAATTTTGCTGGGATTTCAGGCACAGACCACGCTATTGTCGGGCGTTTGACGCTTATTAGAACAGATGCGAGAGATATTATTGTAAGCGGGATAAATTTTAGCCACATTGGCTTCCACTCTGCGCAAGGTATTTCAGAATACACAGCCAACTTGCGCTCCGTGCGGGGAGAAATGGATTCTAACATCGCTTCAGCATGCGGAGCAAATGCCAATGTCGCTCAAGCAAACTTGCACTTTGATGGTATAGGTGCGGGGGTTACAAGCCTTAAGGGTGCGATGGTGGTTATGGATATGGCAGAATCTGCGCGTATGCAGCTTGATAAACTGCGTGCTGATATTGGTTCAGCGCAAATCCAGCTAGTTTCGACTATTAACAATGTCTCTGTTACGCAAGTTAATGTTAAAGCTGCAGAATCTCAAATCCGCGATGTGGATTTTGCTTCAGAATCTGCGACATTCTCTAAACATAATGTTTTGGCTCAAAGCGGTAGCTTTGCTATGGCGCAAGCCAATGCTGTGCAGCAAAATGTGCTTAGACTTCTCCAGTAG
- the topA gene encoding type I DNA topoisomerase: MKDLIIVESPAKAKTIKNFLGDKYEVIASKGHIRDLPKYAFGIDIKDKTFAPQYTIDKDHIEIVKKIKEANKKAKVTYIATDEDREGEAIGYHITQALEKPYKDFPRIVFHEITKNAITHSLQNPRQIDMAKVNAQQARRLLDRIVGFKLSQLISSKIQRGLSAGRVQSSALKIIVDREREIRAFKPVIYFNINAIFSPKKGQDIESELITYDKKLEKLSLQDEQVVEQMCAHIQKQQFFIKEIITKAKKTPTPPPFMTSTMQQSASNALGFSPSRTMSIAQHLYEGVNTPFGTMGVITYMRTDSLNIAKEAQEAARKLIEKTYGKEYVPQKPKYYATKSKAAQEAHEAIRPTNLDFTPEMARQCLKPEEYKLYSLIYNRFLASQSQDAIFEIQNIIFAARDTSHNIEFKANGRKLVFDGFYKIVGNDDKDKLLPDCKENENVSLTHLESSKKATEAPPRYSEASIIKTMEALGIGRPSTYAPTIALLVARDYVKVDKKQLIPQESAFKVIEMLEAYFNEIVDAHFSAGLEDKLDDIAQEKMDWEAVLWDFYSPFMQKIESGKKSIASQKVAIPTGEICPQCGKELVQRQSKYGEFVACSGYPKCKYIKPQETKADEQTYGTCEKCGKPMVKKFSRNGEFLACSGYPTCKNTKSLQNKAAPSILEGVKCPECGGEIVQRFSRRGAFFGCKNYPKCTFVSKYPPVNVKCPECGGAMCEREYRKKQVYECLKCKHKVEKA; this comes from the coding sequence ATGAAAGATTTAATCATTGTGGAGTCACCTGCTAAAGCCAAAACAATCAAAAATTTTTTAGGCGATAAATACGAGGTGATTGCATCTAAAGGGCATATTAGAGATTTGCCCAAATACGCCTTTGGCATAGATATCAAAGATAAGACCTTTGCACCACAATACACTATTGATAAAGACCATATTGAGATTGTAAAAAAGATTAAAGAAGCTAACAAAAAGGCAAAAGTTACTTATATCGCCACCGATGAGGATAGAGAGGGCGAGGCGATAGGCTATCACATCACACAGGCTTTGGAGAAGCCCTATAAAGACTTTCCGCGTATCGTGTTTCATGAGATTACTAAAAATGCTATTACGCATTCATTACAGAATCCACGACAAATTGATATGGCAAAAGTCAATGCGCAGCAGGCAAGAAGGCTACTTGATAGGATTGTTGGCTTTAAGCTTTCTCAACTCATCTCCTCTAAAATTCAAAGGGGGCTATCTGCAGGGCGCGTGCAAAGCTCGGCGTTAAAAATCATTGTGGATAGAGAGAGGGAAATTCGCGCTTTTAAGCCTGTGATTTATTTTAATATTAATGCTATTTTTAGCCCTAAAAAAGGGCAAGATATAGAATCTGAACTCATTACTTATGATAAAAAGCTTGAAAAATTATCCTTGCAAGATGAGCAGGTAGTGGAGCAAATGTGCGCACACATACAAAAACAGCAGTTTTTTATTAAAGAAATTATCACTAAGGCTAAAAAGACGCCTACGCCTCCGCCATTTATGACTTCAACTATGCAGCAGAGTGCGTCAAATGCGCTTGGCTTTTCTCCATCGCGCACCATGAGCATAGCTCAACATCTCTATGAGGGCGTGAATACACCATTTGGGACGATGGGCGTTATCACTTATATGAGGACGGATAGTTTAAATATTGCCAAAGAAGCTCAAGAAGCGGCAAGAAAGCTAATCGAAAAAACTTATGGTAAAGAATATGTTCCGCAAAAGCCTAAATATTATGCTACTAAGTCTAAAGCCGCACAGGAGGCTCATGAAGCCATACGCCCTACAAATCTTGATTTCACCCCAGAAATGGCGCGCCAATGCCTTAAGCCCGAAGAATATAAGCTTTATTCGCTTATTTACAATCGCTTTTTAGCCTCACAAAGTCAAGATGCTATTTTTGAGATACAAAATATTATTTTTGCCGCGCGTGACACAAGCCACAATATTGAGTTTAAAGCAAATGGGCGCAAATTAGTCTTTGATGGATTCTATAAAATCGTAGGCAATGATGATAAAGATAAGCTTTTGCCCGATTGCAAAGAAAATGAAAATGTTTCTTTAACGCATTTAGAATCTAGCAAAAAAGCCACAGAAGCCCCGCCTCGCTATTCTGAAGCAAGTATCATTAAAACTATGGAGGCTCTTGGTATTGGGCGTCCCTCGACTTATGCGCCAACTATTGCGCTGCTCGTGGCTAGAGATTATGTTAAAGTAGATAAAAAGCAGCTCATACCGCAAGAGAGCGCGTTTAAGGTTATTGAAATGCTAGAGGCGTATTTTAATGAGATTGTAGATGCGCATTTTAGTGCGGGCTTAGAAGATAAGCTTGATGATATTGCGCAGGAGAAAATGGATTGGGAGGCTGTGCTGTGGGATTTCTACTCGCCCTTTATGCAAAAGATAGAATCTGGCAAAAAAAGTATCGCTTCGCAAAAAGTTGCAATCCCCACTGGAGAGATATGCCCACAATGCGGCAAAGAGTTAGTGCAAAGGCAGAGCAAATATGGCGAGTTTGTCGCGTGCAGCGGCTATCCAAAATGCAAATACATAAAGCCGCAAGAGACAAAAGCTGATGAGCAGACATATGGCACATGCGAAAAATGCGGCAAACCTATGGTGAAAAAGTTTAGCCGCAATGGTGAATTCCTCGCGTGCAGCGGCTATCCAACTTGTAAAAATACCAAATCACTGCAAAATAAAGCCGCACCCTCAATTCTTGAAGGCGTGAAATGCCCTGAGTGTGGCGGAGAGATTGTGCAGAGATTTAGCCGCAGAGGCGCATTCTTTGGCTGTAAGAATTATCCTAAATGCACTTTTGTTTCAAAATATCCACCTGTAAATGTGAAATGCCCTGAATGTGGCGGGGCTATGTGTGAGCGTGAATATCGCAAAAAGCAAGTGTATGAATGCCTCAAATGCAAGCATAAAGTAGAAAAAGCATAG
- a CDS encoding META domain-containing protein codes for MRFTFRAGYIFKAGLAMVLTLLFVNGCFVDLVRHENNEIILESNKQWYVSKITFKDGTEISPVWEEAKSNMNFNVNENRIFGISVCNNYFATFTLKGNKLKVSNIGSSRRMCFPNESMRYEYMFLKYLQGDFIVNKKDGKIRLEGQEATYYLQ; via the coding sequence ATGAGATTTACATTTCGCGCAGGGTATATATTTAAGGCAGGGCTTGCTATGGTGCTTACATTGTTGTTCGTAAATGGCTGCTTTGTGGATTTGGTGCGGCATGAGAATAATGAAATCATTTTAGAATCTAATAAGCAATGGTATGTATCTAAAATCACTTTCAAAGACGGCACAGAAATTTCGCCTGTGTGGGAGGAGGCAAAGTCTAATATGAATTTTAATGTAAATGAAAACCGCATTTTTGGCATAAGCGTGTGCAATAATTATTTTGCCACTTTCACGCTTAAGGGCAATAAGCTTAAAGTAAGCAATATTGGCTCATCGCGTCGTATGTGCTTCCCCAATGAAAGTATGCGCTATGAATATATGTTTTTAAAATATTTGCAAGGGGATTTTATCGTGAATAAAAAAGATGGAAAAATACGCCTAGAAGGGCAAGAGGCGACTTATTATTTACAATAG
- a CDS encoding YigZ family protein: MKTIFTPAQGSFEAKGSKFLSFLVPFSDFENLCQQLRAEHTKAVHFVRASRYLNEYEQIIESFDDDREPKGSSGRPSLNVLRGEGLINVGVVIVRYFGGTLLGVGGLVRAYTAATQAAIESAFLQDFMNTQSLEVSIPYALLSQYEYEAKKLNIALSKEAFLPHAVRIKMQGEKCALDVMHKKLQALQHTLDSVIIESKP; this comes from the coding sequence ATGAAAACTATTTTTACCCCCGCACAAGGCAGTTTTGAAGCTAAAGGCTCGAAATTTTTAAGCTTTCTTGTGCCATTTAGCGATTTTGAGAATCTATGCCAGCAGCTGCGCGCAGAGCATACAAAAGCGGTGCATTTCGTGCGCGCAAGCCGATATTTGAATGAGTATGAGCAGATTATAGAATCTTTTGATGATGATAGAGAGCCAAAGGGCAGTTCAGGCAGACCGAGCCTCAATGTGCTGCGAGGAGAGGGGCTTATTAATGTAGGCGTTGTGATTGTGCGTTATTTTGGCGGGACGCTGCTAGGGGTTGGGGGGTTGGTGCGCGCATATACGGCTGCTACACAAGCGGCTATAGAATCTGCTTTTTTGCAAGATTTTATGAACACACAAAGCCTAGAGGTGAGCATTCCCTACGCGCTTTTATCACAATATGAATATGAGGCAAAAAAGCTTAATATTGCTTTAAGCAAAGAGGCGTTTTTGCCCCATGCGGTGCGAATTAAAATGCAGGGCGAAAAATGCGCTTTAGATGTAATGCATAAAAAACTGCAAGCCCTGCAACACACGCTAGATTCTGTAATTATAGAATCTAAACCTTAG
- a CDS encoding ABC transporter substrate-binding protein, which produces MLNACSDDELVVATAANFMPFEYVEGKEFRGIDMDIAKVIADKLHKKLVIKDMEFDSVVTALASHNADIAISGLTINQTRAKVIDFSDTYFNASQMVIIESSDERFAHIHDKEQLLETLRAIPNLKIGVQAGTTAQFYVSGDKDWGFEGLANAEVKGFSNGALATIAMKNHQVDIVMIDEMPARAIVAASEGVSLLEIPLTNEQYAIGVAKGENELKNQINAILQSMKDDGTMENIIKKHYAQGAN; this is translated from the coding sequence ATGTTAAATGCCTGCAGTGATGATGAACTTGTAGTCGCCACAGCGGCGAACTTTATGCCATTTGAGTATGTGGAGGGCAAGGAGTTTAGGGGCATTGATATGGACATAGCCAAAGTCATCGCGGATAAACTTCATAAAAAGCTAGTGATTAAGGATATGGAGTTTGATTCAGTAGTTACTGCGCTAGCTTCGCATAACGCAGACATAGCCATTTCTGGGCTTACGATTAACCAAACGCGTGCTAAAGTCATTGACTTTAGCGATACTTATTTTAACGCCTCGCAAATGGTGATTATAGAATCTAGCGATGAGCGATTTGCCCATATTCACGATAAAGAGCAGCTTTTAGAGACTTTGCGCGCTATCCCAAATCTTAAAATCGGCGTGCAGGCAGGCACTACTGCGCAATTTTATGTAAGTGGGGATAAAGACTGGGGCTTTGAGGGCTTGGCAAATGCAGAGGTAAAGGGCTTTTCAAATGGCGCTTTAGCTACAATTGCTATGAAAAATCATCAAGTTGATATTGTGATGATAGATGAAATGCCTGCGCGTGCCATTGTGGCGGCAAGTGAGGGCGTGAGCCTGCTAGAAATCCCCTTGACAAATGAGCAGTATGCCATTGGCGTGGCAAAGGGTGAAAATGAGCTAAAAAATCAAATCAATGCCATTTTACAAAGTATGAAAGATGATGGCACAATGGAGAATATTATTAAGAAGCATTACGCACAGGGCGCGAACTAG
- a CDS encoding amino acid ABC transporter permease gives MDLAQKFSLFLNQFITNGGYRLVLEGLGTTLLLAILALIIGVCVGTMVAISLTHRQPVLLHRILNIALKIYVGFFRGTPIVVQLLFIYFVILPAFGLKGLSALFVAIIIFGLNSGAYVSEIVRAGILSVDKGQDEAARALGLNNAQSMRHIIFPQALKNALPTLGNEFIALLKETSVANYITVHDLTYAFKSIGGANYEYMLPYFFLALAYLALVLCASGLVKYYERRLRASDRY, from the coding sequence ATGGATTTAGCGCAGAAATTTAGCCTATTTCTTAATCAATTTATCACAAATGGCGGCTATAGACTCGTGCTAGAGGGGCTTGGCACGACTTTGCTGCTGGCAATCTTAGCACTCATCATTGGCGTGTGTGTGGGGACAATGGTGGCTATCTCGCTCACACATAGGCAGCCTGTACTCCTGCATAGAATCTTAAATATCGCGCTAAAAATTTATGTGGGGTTTTTTCGTGGGACGCCTATTGTGGTGCAACTTTTATTTATTTACTTTGTGATTTTGCCTGCCTTTGGGCTAAAGGGCTTGAGTGCGCTATTTGTGGCGATTATTATCTTTGGGCTAAATAGCGGCGCGTATGTGAGCGAGATAGTGCGCGCTGGGATTTTAAGCGTGGATAAAGGGCAAGATGAAGCCGCGCGCGCTTTGGGGCTAAATAACGCGCAGAGTATGCGTCATATCATTTTCCCTCAAGCGCTGAAAAATGCCCTGCCTACGCTTGGGAATGAGTTTATCGCGCTTTTAAAGGAAACTTCTGTGGCAAATTACATCACCGTGCATGATTTGACTTACGCTTTTAAAAGTATAGGTGGGGCGAATTATGAGTATATGCTGCCTTATTTCTTTTTAGCATTGGCGTATTTGGCGTTGGTGCTGTGCGCGAGCGGGCTTGTGAAATACTATGAGAGGAGGCTTAGGGCAAGTGATAGATATTAG
- a CDS encoding amino acid ABC transporter ATP-binding protein produces the protein MIDIRHVSKHFGSKLVLDSIHLHIHKGEKVVIIGPSGSGKSTLLRCLNLLEMPDGGEIRLDNKILYPTNAPNAWDINKARTKMGMVFQHFNLFNNLNVIENLTLAPTLLGLLDVKSAQEKACELLARIGLLDKKEVYPSFLSGGQKQRVAIARALMNKPEIMLFDEPTSALDPEMVGEVLDLMRDLANEGMSMVCVTHEMRFAREVGSRIVFMEQGRILEDGSPKDIFESPQTPRLKDFLSKLCV, from the coding sequence GTGATAGATATTAGACATGTGAGCAAGCACTTTGGCTCTAAGCTCGTGCTAGATTCTATACATCTGCATATCCACAAGGGTGAAAAGGTCGTTATCATCGGACCTAGCGGCTCGGGGAAGTCCACGCTGCTGCGGTGTCTTAATCTGCTTGAAATGCCAGATGGTGGGGAGATACGCTTAGATAATAAAATCCTCTATCCCACAAACGCGCCTAACGCGTGGGATATTAATAAGGCGCGCACGAAAATGGGTATGGTTTTTCAGCATTTTAATCTATTTAATAATCTTAATGTGATTGAAAATCTAACACTTGCGCCTACACTTTTGGGGCTGCTAGATGTGAAAAGCGCGCAGGAAAAGGCTTGCGAGCTTTTAGCGCGCATAGGGCTATTGGATAAAAAGGAGGTGTATCCATCATTTTTAAGCGGTGGGCAAAAGCAGCGTGTAGCCATTGCGCGCGCGCTTATGAATAAGCCTGAAATTATGCTTTTTGATGAGCCAACAAGCGCGCTAGACCCCGAAATGGTGGGCGAGGTGCTAGATTTAATGCGGGATTTGGCAAATGAGGGTATGAGTATGGTATGCGTAACGCACGAAATGCGCTTTGCTAGGGAGGTGGGCAGTCGCATTGTGTTTATGGAGCAGGGGAGGATTCTTGAGGATGGCAGCCCGAAAGATATTTTTGAATCGCCGCAAACGCCACGATTAAAGGATTTTTTAAGCAAGCTGTGCGTGTAG
- a CDS encoding hemolysin family protein, translating to MDPYSSVLMLIVALFLVFLNAFFVVSEFAIVKIRKSKLEELAKNGVKNASLALRMTHSLDTYLSATQLGITFASLALGWVGESAFVKFIIIPFDYFLASSPFLAHSIASIIAFIFVTLLHVVLGELVPKSIAIAKTESVVLLIAKPLYTFCIIFSFFIRLFDMLAAFCLKFIGIAPARESEAAHSDEELKIIVGESLKGGYIDSIEGEIIKNAVDFSDTLAKEIMTPRKDMICLNAKDEYEQNINIVLQTNHTRYPYYEDSKDNILGMIYIRDLFENAIKGSERNLAKLVRNMLIVPETAHISEILATMNKQQIHTALVVDEYGGTSGLLTMEDIIEEIIGDISDEHDLKNEDIRQLDTKTYEFNGKLDLESIEEKFGITFSNTNDHITIGGYVFGLLGRLPVIKDKICDEHFEFEVLEMDGARIKKLKAIYMSNKSQPKA from the coding sequence TTGGACCCGTATTCGTCAGTCTTGATGCTTATTGTGGCATTGTTTTTAGTTTTTCTCAATGCCTTTTTCGTGGTTTCGGAGTTTGCGATTGTTAAAATTAGAAAATCTAAGCTTGAGGAGCTTGCCAAAAATGGCGTGAAAAACGCCTCACTTGCCCTAAGAATGACACATTCACTGGATACTTATTTGAGCGCCACGCAGCTTGGTATCACTTTTGCCTCGCTCGCACTTGGGTGGGTTGGGGAGAGTGCTTTTGTTAAATTTATCATTATTCCTTTTGATTATTTTCTAGCTTCTTCGCCATTTTTAGCCCACTCCATAGCCTCAATCATTGCTTTTATATTTGTTACACTTCTGCATGTCGTCTTAGGTGAGCTTGTGCCAAAGTCAATTGCCATTGCCAAGACAGAATCTGTAGTACTGCTTATTGCTAAGCCTCTCTATACTTTTTGCATTATCTTTTCTTTTTTTATTAGGCTTTTTGATATGCTTGCAGCCTTTTGTCTTAAATTTATCGGCATTGCGCCTGCGCGCGAGAGCGAGGCTGCACATTCTGATGAGGAGCTAAAAATTATCGTAGGAGAGAGCCTTAAAGGGGGCTATATAGATTCTATCGAGGGAGAGATTATCAAAAATGCGGTGGATTTCTCCGATACATTGGCTAAAGAAATTATGACGCCTAGAAAAGATATGATATGCCTGAATGCTAAAGACGAGTATGAGCAAAATATTAATATCGTTTTGCAGACAAATCACACGCGCTACCCTTACTATGAAGATTCTAAGGATAATATTTTAGGAATGATATATATTAGGGATTTGTTTGAAAACGCCATAAAGGGCAGCGAGCGCAATCTCGCAAAGCTTGTGCGCAATATGCTTATCGTGCCAGAAACAGCACATATTTCTGAAATCCTAGCTACAATGAACAAGCAGCAAATTCACACCGCGCTTGTGGTTGATGAGTATGGCGGGACTTCGGGACTTCTTACTATGGAGGATATCATCGAGGAGATTATCGGCGATATTTCTGATGAACATGATTTGAAAAATGAGGATATAAGGCAGCTTGATACAAAAACTTATGAATTTAATGGCAAGCTTGATTTAGAAAGTATTGAGGAGAAGTTTGGCATTACTTTTAGCAATACTAATGACCATATTACCATTGGAGGCTATGTCTTTGGGCTGCTTGGGCGACTGCCTGTAATTAAAGATAAAATTTGCGATGAGCATTTTGAGTTTGAAGTGCTTGAAATGGACGGCGCAAGGATTAAAAAACTAAAAGCTATCTATATGTCAAACAAAAGCCAACCTAAGGCTTAA
- a CDS encoding inorganic phosphate transporter: MEFKNIKQIEKAQSFNQKDGVKLFIVLLFFLAISLVAVFVHNGNNTLLLVFATIIGGYMAMNIGANDVANNVGPAVGSHAITLIGAIIIAAICEAMGAIIAGGEVVETIKSGIIESSQITEPRVFVALMLAALASGAVWLHLATAIGAPVSTTHSLVGGILGAGIVAGGFGVVNWIELLRIASSWVISPVLGGIIAVLFLLVIKKSITYKDDKREAAKKVVPILIFVMTWSFSLYLILKGLKKILPSINLSVSVGISLIFAIIIYFIVRPIIAKRADSLLNTKEDINSLFTIPLVFAAALLSFAHGANDVANAIGPLAAISEALNNLGNPTATDGQAEVSLWIMIVGGLGISLGLGLYGPRLIRTVGSEITELDKMRAFCIAMSAALTVLLASQLGLPVSSTHIAIGAIFGVGFLREYLKKRYYEMQQTIIEAHKGKDAQEVEAFLEQFNKASIKKKGIMLESLKNNNKLKNIPRLDRKERKSLKKAYKYELVKRSALNRIVASWLITVPVSALLGALVYYVIISSGFNI; encoded by the coding sequence ATGGAATTTAAAAATATTAAGCAGATAGAAAAAGCGCAGAGTTTTAATCAAAAAGATGGAGTAAAACTTTTTATTGTGCTACTTTTCTTTCTTGCTATTTCTTTAGTAGCCGTTTTTGTGCATAATGGTAATAATACGCTCCTGCTTGTCTTTGCCACTATTATTGGCGGATATATGGCTATGAATATTGGCGCAAATGATGTAGCAAATAATGTAGGACCTGCTGTTGGCTCACATGCTATTACACTCATAGGAGCTATCATCATTGCTGCAATTTGCGAGGCTATGGGAGCTATAATTGCCGGTGGCGAGGTTGTTGAGACCATTAAATCTGGTATTATAGAATCTAGCCAAATCACCGAGCCTCGCGTATTTGTCGCGCTTATGCTAGCCGCACTTGCCTCTGGTGCTGTATGGTTGCATTTAGCCACAGCCATTGGCGCGCCTGTCTCTACTACGCATTCGCTTGTGGGAGGGATATTAGGAGCTGGCATTGTTGCTGGAGGCTTTGGCGTGGTAAATTGGATAGAGCTATTGCGCATTGCGTCAAGCTGGGTGATTTCCCCTGTGCTTGGAGGCATTATCGCAGTGCTTTTTTTGCTTGTGATTAAAAAAAGCATTACCTACAAAGATGACAAGCGCGAAGCTGCCAAAAAGGTAGTGCCTATCCTTATTTTTGTAATGACTTGGTCTTTTAGTCTCTATCTCATTCTTAAGGGTTTGAAAAAAATCCTTCCCTCTATTAATTTAAGTGTATCTGTGGGGATTAGTCTTATTTTTGCCATAATCATTTATTTTATTGTGCGCCCAATTATTGCTAAAAGGGCAGATTCACTCCTTAATACTAAAGAGGATATCAACTCACTTTTTACCATTCCGCTTGTGTTTGCCGCGGCACTTTTGAGCTTTGCGCATGGCGCAAATGATGTGGCTAACGCTATTGGACCACTTGCCGCTATTAGTGAAGCACTCAATAATTTAGGTAATCCCACTGCCACCGATGGACAGGCAGAAGTATCATTATGGATAATGATTGTTGGGGGATTAGGTATTTCACTAGGCTTAGGTCTTTATGGACCGCGCCTTATTCGCACTGTGGGGAGTGAAATCACGGAGCTAGATAAAATGAGAGCTTTTTGCATTGCCATGAGCGCGGCACTTACGGTGTTGCTTGCCTCGCAGCTTGGATTGCCAGTAAGCTCCACGCATATTGCCATTGGAGCGATTTTTGGTGTAGGATTTTTGCGTGAGTATCTTAAAAAGCGTTATTATGAAATGCAGCAAACCATTATAGAGGCGCACAAAGGTAAGGACGCCCAAGAAGTTGAGGCATTTTTAGAGCAGTTCAATAAAGCAAGCATTAAGAAAAAAGGCATTATGCTAGAGTCGCTTAAAAATAATAATAAGCTTAAAAATATACCGCGTCTTGATAGAAAAGAGCGCAAATCGCTTAAAAAAGCCTACAAATATGAGCTTGTCAAACGCAGTGCTTTAAATAGGATTGTCGCTTCTTGGCTTATCACCGTGCCTGTTTCTGCTCTGCTTGGCGCGCTTGTTTATTATGTAATTATTAGCTCGGGATTTAATATTTAG
- a CDS encoding TRAP transporter small permease: MLSFIAKPFVWAHHSPRVQRIFAILDVIIASINKNIAVVGLVVGVLVTAINVFCRYLTGLFPDFFHFSLTWAEEVARYCFLWSALFGAAYGFRKGVHISVTMLLEQFPPKLAKACVIGIHTLNSLFLAFMCYAGVKVCYENYLLGYMSEALHDVPLWIFLLCLPFAFFGATYRSIEKIYEVSWTSADKVVKNAESEMIHDSVIKD, from the coding sequence ATGTTATCTTTTATTGCCAAACCATTTGTGTGGGCTCATCATAGCCCACGTGTGCAGAGAATCTTTGCCATTTTAGATGTGATTATTGCCTCAATTAATAAAAATATCGCTGTTGTTGGCTTGGTTGTAGGCGTGCTTGTCACGGCTATAAATGTTTTTTGCCGCTATCTCACAGGGCTTTTTCCAGATTTTTTTCATTTTTCCCTTACTTGGGCGGAGGAAGTTGCACGATATTGCTTTTTATGGTCGGCTTTATTTGGCGCGGCGTATGGCTTTAGAAAGGGCGTGCATATTAGCGTTACCATGCTTTTAGAGCAGTTTCCACCAAAGCTTGCTAAAGCTTGCGTGATTGGAATCCACACGCTCAATTCACTTTTCCTTGCCTTTATGTGCTACGCAGGAGTGAAAGTCTGCTATGAAAATTATCTTTTAGGCTATATGAGTGAAGCTTTACATGATGTGCCTTTATGGATTTTTTTACTTTGTTTGCCATTTGCCTTTTTTGGTGCGACATATCGCTCTATTGAAAAGATTTATGAAGTGTCTTGGACAAGCGCGGATAAGGTTGTTAAAAACGCAGAAAGTGAAATGATACACGATTCTGTCATTAAAGATTAA